The segment ATCTTGGCCGCGATCGTGGTCGGAATCGGGACCCCGCGCCCTTCATCTTGATCACGCCACTTCAAGTGGCGGATGCAGTGCGCTCTCCCCCGCCCCTTGGTTGCGGCTTTCTGTCGTCGGGTCCTATTGATCCGAAACGGTTGGGGTTCTGGGTCGTTGTAGTGGTGTGAGTGATCTGGTGGGGGACGCGCGGCACCTGTCGCCGACGGCGCAGGAAGCGTTGCGGCTGCGGGCGGTGGCCGCGCTGGTGGAGGGCCGCGACCGTGCGGAGGTTGCGGCGGTGTTCAAGGTCTCGCTGAAGGCGGTGGACGGCTGGTGGGCGAAATGGCTGGCCGGCGGGCGTGATGCGCTGACCGCTCGCCCGCGGGGCAAGCGCGTGGGCGAGCATCAGGTGCTGTCCGAGGCCGAGCAGGCGGCCCTTCGCCAGGCGGTACTCGATCACCGCCCTTGTGACCTTGGGTTATCCGGGCAGCTGTGGACGCGTGGCCAGGTCGGCGTACTGATCGCGAAGTTGTACCGGGTGCGGCTGACCGAGCCGGGGGTGGGCAAGTACCTCAAGCGGTGGGGGCTGTCGTTCCAGCGGCCCGACAAGCGGGCGGTCGAGCAGGACCCGGAGGGGGTGCGGGTCTGGCTGGAGGAGACCTGGCCGGCGATCCGCGCGAAGGCGAAGGCGGAGGGCGGCGAGGTCCTCTTCGCCGACCAGGTCGGCATCCGCTCCGACCAGGTCAGCGGCCGCACCTGGGGCGAGCGGGGCCGCACCCCGATCGTCCGGCGGACCGGGAACCGGATCTCCGTGAACGCGATGTCGGCGATCAGCACGAAGGGCCGCATGCACTTCATGGTGTTCACCGAGAGCTTCGACGCGAACGTGATGTGCCGGTTCCTCGACCGCCTCGCCGGCCACTTCGACCGCAAGATCCACCTCGTGGTGGACCGGCATTCAGCCCACCGGTCCCGCACGGTCCGCGACTGGCTGGCCGATCACGCCGACCAGGTCGAGCTGCACTTCCTGCCGTCGTATTCGCCCGAACTCAACCCCGACGAGCTCGTCAACGCAGACCTCAAACGGAGCCTTCCCGCGAGCAGCAAAGCCCGTACCCAGGCCCAACTCGCCAGCGAGACACGACGGTTCTTCCACCGCCGTCAGCGCCAGCCGCACATCGTCCGCGGCTACTTCCACGGCCCGCACGTCCGCTACACCCTCGAAGAGAACCCTTTGAGTTTCTGATCAATATGGAGCAACACCTGGCTCGCCGCCCGTGGTGAAACCCTCGAAGACACCCCCAAGCCCGACCAGGAAGACGACGCCTGGAAGAAGGTCACCCGATACGCCACCCTCCGGCTCGACGTCAGTATCAACTCCCACCCCGGCCTGACACACCCGGTGGCCGTCGTGCAACCTTCCGTCTCCCGGCTGAGCAACACGCTGCGCAACGCACGGACAGCCTGGTTCGAGCCCCGCAATGCCCAAGGCCCCCTCCTCAACCTCGAGCTCGGCGGATACGGCGAGTACACCCACCTCAACCACACCACCCGTCTGGCGCTGGACGCGTGGACCCGCTTGCACGGAGAATCCGTCTTCCCGCGTGACGAGGACAATGAGTTCCTCACCCCCGCCGCCCTCGACCTGAGCGGCCCTCCCGGCAAGCTGCGCGCCCTCGTACCCTTCGCCACGAGCTACCCGGTCGGCAGGGGCCTGGGCATGTACGGCCAACGGGAACTCGCCCGCCACGTCAGTACCGCCCTCGACCAGTCATTGGTCAAGTGCGCACAGGTCGCGGGCCGACGCCCCTTCGGCAACCGGCGCACCACCATCGAAGGCCGCGACGCGATCCTGTGGGACGACGAGAACCTGCCGCACATCATTGCCGCATCCGGCTGCCGGAAACTGCGCATCCTCGCCCTCTACAAGAGCCAGGACATGCGCACCCGCATGCAGTCCCTGCTGGCCTACCACTTCAATCGCCCCGACCTTGCCGCCAGCGGCATCGGCGAGCACAAGGTCGTGCCCCTCAACGAACACGTCGAGGTCCTCTTCCAGTCAGCACCGGAACTCCTGGCTCACGGCGAGCACCACGATCAGCGCCCCACACTCGTCAGACAACTCCACGGCCTCGACGCCCCCGAGCACACCCGCCTTCTCGCCCTGTGCGAAACCGAGTACGACCCCAAAACTTGGGCCCGCCAACGACGCGCCTCGAAGAAGACCGACTCCACCGTCGTCAACCCCGACACCCTCGATGCAAAGCACCGAGTCAACGGCGAGCTCGCCCGACATCGAGTCCTGGCACAGTTTCTCACCCTGTACAAGCCCGGACGACGCAACCCCCGCAAAAAGGAGCGCGAACTCAACACCGACCTCGAACTCCTGGGCCTGGAACTTCAAGGCCACCACCGCGGCCACATGGCCGTAGCAGACCTGTCCCGCGTGGCAGGCCTCGTACACCCGCGACTGACCAAAGCACTCGCCTCCGGCCCCAACGGCCTCAAGGAGCCGCTCGTCCACGTCGGGCTCCACCTGCGCCAGCAGCGCGGTGAACGGCACGTAGGCACCGACGAACCGAAACTGATGTGGACCCTCGTCGCCCTCGTTCCCCACGGCCCTTACTGGCGAACCCTCGCATACCTTCCCGCCGAGCACGCCGGCCCTGGCACCTGGCGCGACTACGCCACCGCCAACCACCAGTTCCGGGCCAGGCCACTCCCGGAAGGCAGACGCCGCGATGACCTCCTGCCCCGGCACATCGACCACGCACTCTACGACCTGGGCAGGCACGCCGGCCGATCACAGGGATACATCCTGTATGTCTCCGGAGCCGAAGCCCGCAGCATCTGGCCTCTCCTCGCCAACAAGAACCTGGGAAAAAGGCCCGACGCCGCCGGCCTCATCAATGGGCGGCCGGCGCTGCCCGGTTTCACACTCGCACCCGACCAACGCCCCCGAGCAGTCATCCGGGTCACCTCAGGAAGCGACAACGTGGCGAGGCCAGCCCTCATCGAACGCCTCCGCCACGACCCGGAGCACGACGAAACCTGCACCGAGGAAGGCAAGCTCGCCACCGGCCTGTTCCAGATGGAAGACGCAGAACAGACATTCATCCTGTGCAACCTCCCCCACCAGTTCACAGGAGGCGCACGCTACGCCCGAGCAGGCGAGTCCTACACCCGGTGGGGCAGCAGCGACCCCAAGGAACAAGCCGAAACCTGGTACAGCCACACGGCAACGGAGATCACCGTGCTTCACCATCCAGCCGACCAGGCCCTGCTCACCTACGGCCTCACCGCTGCCCGTCTTTGTGACCACGCCCTTCACTGGGAACACCGCACCCAATACCCCGCACCGATCCATCTCGGCATCCAGATGGACAAGAACCACCCGGAGTACCGCCGGACAGTCGACAACCCCGACACCGGCGATGAGGCAGAGACCTAACCCACGAGGCAGCGCGAAGCCCAGCTGTGCACCGCACAGCTGGGCGGCACCTCCCGCATCGACACATGATGCGAAAGAGGCGGTACGGGTCGCCACGGACCCGGAAGACCCCGCGGAGTGGAACCACTGGCTCGAGCACCTGGTCGACGGCGTCCCCGTTCAACTCGTACGCCCCATCGACACAGACCGCCCCTCCTGGGCCGCCTACGAGAACGCTCGGTACCTGGGCACACTCCATGCCCAGATCGACCTCGACGGACGCTGGCACGTCCAGCGGTTGAACGAGCGCCACCTCAGCCTCGACGATGCCGTCCGCGCACTGCGCCGCCCCGATAACTAGCTAGGCAAGGCAACCGAACACCTACACATGCCGCGCCGCGACGCTGGTGCTTGGTGCACCCGGCAACGCGGCACGGCAGGACGCTGGCCGGGAGACGCCGATGCGCCGCGACCCTCCCCCAGGGCGACGTGTTCGGCGTGGACGCCCGGACGAAGCCGGAATCAGCCACGGGCGAAAGCCAGCATGTGGGCCGAGGAATCCGTCAGGGCCGGGTATGGCTCGGCGACACGTGCAGCAGCGAGCGCCGCCTCGTACATGGGGGTGCCGATCAGGTCGATGCCCGCGTACTTCGTGATCGCCTTGACCGCGACCCAGCCCGGCCCCTCCACCCCGTAGACGGTGTGCTCGGCGAGCCCTGCCTCCGTCAGCTCTTCGCGGAGCTCGGCGGAGGTCTGGAAATAGGCGTGGGTGAACCCGCGGGAACCGGAGTAGCGGCCTTCGTCGAGGGTGGTGCGCACACCGTCCTGGATGGCGCGCTCGGCGATGCCAGTCGTGGCAATGTAGTCAAGCAGCGGGCTGTAGCGGCTGATCACGGCTGCGGCGAGGAGGCCTCCGGGCCGCAGGACGCGGCGGGCCTCGCGCAGGGCGGCGAGCCGGTCGGACTGTTCATGCAGGTGGTAGAGCGGGCCTAGGAGCAGGACGACGTCGAAGGAGTCGTCGGCCGCGGTCAGGGTCCGGGCGTCGCCAAGTTCGGTGGTGACGCCCGGGATTTCGGCGGCCTGGGCGATGTGCTTGGCGACGGGGTCGATGAGGTGCACGGTGTGGCCGTCCTCGGTGAGCCAGCGGGCGTGGGCGCCGGGCCCGCCGCCGACGTCGAGGATCCTCGCGGGTGCGGGTGGCAGATGCCGGCGTAACAGCTCCCGGGTGCGTTCCAGTTCGAGCATGCCGGTGGCCGTGGTGTGCAGGCGTCCTGCTTCGTCGGACTGGTCGTAGAAGGTGATGATCTCCGGGCGAACGGGCTGGAAACTGGACATGGGGTTCCCCTTGTCGGTCGGATGGCGAGCAGGCTAGGGCACTGCTCGAACTGATCGCCTCGCATTTCTGGCCGGCGCGTCCCCTCGCCATGCCACGTTTCCTGCCTCGGACGCCCCCGGATGGTGTCCCGCCTCGTCGGCAAACGCGACAGGCCCGGGACTCCCGTTGAGGGAGTCCCGGGCCTGAAGTCGTGAGTGCCGAGAGGTCGGCATGCCGTCCGGGCCCGCTTTGTCCAGCAGACCGGGTCGGCACCGTCATTCGCACGCGTGCCGTCTACGGGCGTCGTCGGGTACGACTCTGAGACTGGCCGTGCAGGTCCATCCGCAGGTGCAGACAGCTTCCCAGGTAGCGCGGCCGGTGCAGCCATCGCTGCGGGGATAGCCGCGTGGGGAAAGACGGTGCCGGTCGGGGCCGACGGTCGGGCATTCGGTGCCGTCGGGGTGGTAGGCGGTCAGTTTGGGCAGGCTGCGCGGCAAGGGATCCCTCCAAGACGTACGTGCAGGTGGTGGGTTGGTGTCGGGGTTCAGTGAGCCCGGGTGAGGATGAGGCGGCCCTCGGTGCCTTCGGGCAGGGTGCGGCGCAGGACCGGGGCGGGTGAGGCAAGAGAGGCGGCGAACGCGGCGACGAGGTCGTGGGGGACGCTGGGGCTG is part of the Streptomyces katrae genome and harbors:
- a CDS encoding IS630 family transposase — its product is MSDLVGDARHLSPTAQEALRLRAVAALVEGRDRAEVAAVFKVSLKAVDGWWAKWLAGGRDALTARPRGKRVGEHQVLSEAEQAALRQAVLDHRPCDLGLSGQLWTRGQVGVLIAKLYRVRLTEPGVGKYLKRWGLSFQRPDKRAVEQDPEGVRVWLEETWPAIRAKAKAEGGEVLFADQVGIRSDQVSGRTWGERGRTPIVRRTGNRISVNAMSAISTKGRMHFMVFTESFDANVMCRFLDRLAGHFDRKIHLVVDRHSAHRSRTVRDWLADHADQVELHFLPSYSPELNPDELVNADLKRSLPASSKARTQAQLASETRRFFHRRQRQPHIVRGYFHGPHVRYTLEENPLSF
- a CDS encoding RNaseH domain-containing protein; the encoded protein is MAVVQPSVSRLSNTLRNARTAWFEPRNAQGPLLNLELGGYGEYTHLNHTTRLALDAWTRLHGESVFPRDEDNEFLTPAALDLSGPPGKLRALVPFATSYPVGRGLGMYGQRELARHVSTALDQSLVKCAQVAGRRPFGNRRTTIEGRDAILWDDENLPHIIAASGCRKLRILALYKSQDMRTRMQSLLAYHFNRPDLAASGIGEHKVVPLNEHVEVLFQSAPELLAHGEHHDQRPTLVRQLHGLDAPEHTRLLALCETEYDPKTWARQRRASKKTDSTVVNPDTLDAKHRVNGELARHRVLAQFLTLYKPGRRNPRKKERELNTDLELLGLELQGHHRGHMAVADLSRVAGLVHPRLTKALASGPNGLKEPLVHVGLHLRQQRGERHVGTDEPKLMWTLVALVPHGPYWRTLAYLPAEHAGPGTWRDYATANHQFRARPLPEGRRRDDLLPRHIDHALYDLGRHAGRSQGYILYVSGAEARSIWPLLANKNLGKRPDAAGLINGRPALPGFTLAPDQRPRAVIRVTSGSDNVARPALIERLRHDPEHDETCTEEGKLATGLFQMEDAEQTFILCNLPHQFTGGARYARAGESYTRWGSSDPKEQAETWYSHTATEITVLHHPADQALLTYGLTAARLCDHALHWEHRTQYPAPIHLGIQMDKNHPEYRRTVDNPDTGDEAET
- a CDS encoding class I SAM-dependent methyltransferase, which translates into the protein MSSFQPVRPEIITFYDQSDEAGRLHTTATGMLELERTRELLRRHLPPAPARILDVGGGPGAHARWLTEDGHTVHLIDPVAKHIAQAAEIPGVTTELGDARTLTAADDSFDVVLLLGPLYHLHEQSDRLAALREARRVLRPGGLLAAAVISRYSPLLDYIATTGIAERAIQDGVRTTLDEGRYSGSRGFTHAYFQTSAELREELTEAGLAEHTVYGVEGPGWVAVKAITKYAGIDLIGTPMYEAALAAARVAEPYPALTDSSAHMLAFARG